GTCTTTCGACGATTCCTTTGAAAGCCCGCAAGTGCTCTCAATGTGGAAGTGCTCAAGCTGTTTAATTAAAAATTGACAGATATTTTAAAGAGCCCAAGAGAACATCTTGGGCTCTTTTCTTTTATATAATAGATAGAAACTCTTCGTCTCACTTTGATACGTAAACCTTTTGGGCGCACCTGCCGATAATTGGTACTGCTATTGCATCATCTATTTTCATCGGGGAGGAACTCAAATGAATAAGATTTCAGGCAAAACCAACAAAACAGTTGTCAAAATCTTTATCAACATCCTAGTAAGCGCGGCGCTGCTTCCTCACTATAGTGCTTTCGCGGCGGACAAAGCGACCCTTGCAGTAACAGCAGCAAGCAATCCTGATGCGGCTAAAGCTGTTGCTGACGCACTTAAAGAAGATCGCGAGGCTGCAGCCAAAGACAAAGAAGCTCAGCTTTGCAAACAAGCCACAGACAAAATCGACGAAGCGACTCGCAAAATCGGTGAAGCTTGTAGAAAAGCGGGAATGTCAGGAAGCTCTAATTGCGTTTCTAAAGCTCGCAGTTGTGCTGACGAATCTGGAACGGATTCATTTGATACTGTCGGCGCTTTTGCCACAGTTCTTGGTGTTCCTGCAGGAGCTGCGGCTGGGATCGGCTCAGCCTGCCCACAAATGAACGGTCGCGATTATTTCGCTGAAAAAGACAAAATCCAGAAAGAAATCAAAGATACAGAAAAGGAATTGGCGGAGTTGAACGACGACAAAGCCAATCTTCAGGATGACTACAATAAAGAGATGCAAAAAATCCAGGAGACTTTAACGAAGGCTCAGGAAGACTACAAAAAGAAAGAGTCTGAGCTTGATCAAGAAGAGCGCGAGCGCATCGCTGAGTTCAACAACAGTCAAAACCAAGCTAAAGAATCTATGCGTAAAAAAGGATCTGAGATCTTAAACTTGCGCGGTCAGTTGACTCAACTTCAACGCGACAAAGCTCGTTCTTTAAATTTGATGTCTGAAAGTGCGGGGAAACGTAAGTGCGTCTCTGATTTGGCTAAAATGAAAGCTGATTATGAAAAAATGTATTCTAGCTCAGCCGTTTCAAGCTCCAATCATATTGCTCAAGCTAAAAAGAAAAAGCAGGAGATGATTGATTTCTATAACACTTGCATGAACGACTTCAATCAACAGCGCATTGCTTTGAACGAACAAACTCGCCAGAAGCAAGAAGACTTGGATAAGCAAATTCGCGATGCACAATCTTCTTTGGACGAGATTCAAAACAGCCTAACATTGGCAAATAACCAGCTTGATGAAATGAAACAGGCCACTGTTAAAAAGAAAACGGACGCTCTTCAAAGCGTTATCGATTTGGGCACGCGTTCACAACAACAAATGCAAGCGGCTTATACAAAACTTCAAGAGAACTTAAAAACTTTGGCTGCGAAACAAGCAAGTTTGCAAGCAGCACTTAATCGCGCCAATCAAGCTCTTATGACCTTAGGTCCTGCTCCTAAGTCAAAGAGTTCAGAGTATACTCCGGGTGATGCTTCCGGTGAGATCGATGCACAAATCAGTGTCATTGAACGCGCGAAGTATGGTCTTCCTGCAAGTTGCAACGACACGGTTTCAAAAGCCGTGAAAGAAGCTCAAAAAACTTACGGAACGAAGTAAGAGGAACCCAGCCTAAGGCCTAGTATAGATAGTAGACCCTACCCAATCACACTGTTAGAATGGGGGCTTATTAAAGGAGCCCCCGCCTGTGTTAAAGAAGATCTTACTGTTTATCGTCGCTCTTGGTCTTATTGGAATTCTCAGTCTTTATTTGATCGTTAAGTCTGTCCAATCAGGTCTTCCACAACTCATCACCGTTAAAGATTACGAACCACTTCTTGTGAGCCAAGTTTTTGATCGCAATGGCAAACGCATCGGTGAGTTTTTGCGTGAAAGAAGAACACTGGTTGCTTACGACAAAATTCCTAAAAACCTAGTGAATGCTTTCTTGGCGGCCGAAGACGATCAGTTCTTCCAACACAAAGGCATCAATCCTCAAGCGATCTTCCGTGCGGCTCTTGCAAACTTGCGCGCAGGACGTTCAGTGCAAGGGGGATCAACGATCACTCAGCAGGTTGCAAAGACTTTACTTCTTTCTTCAGAAAAAACTTTGACACGTAAATTGCGCGATATCTTGCTTGCTCTAGAGATGGAAAAAAACTTAAGCAAAGAAGATATTTTGTATCTTTACTTGAACCAGATTTATTTTGGTCAAGGTGCGCACGGTATCGAACAAGCAGCACAAGTTTATTATCGTAAATCGGTCAGTAAATTAACTTTGCCTGAAATGGCAATTCTTGCAGGTTTGCCGCAAGCACCAAGCGGTTATAGCCCTGTTCGCAATCCTTTAAGAGCCAAAGAAAGACAGATGTACGTGCTTCGTCGTATGGCTGATGTGGGCTATATCTCTAAAGCCGAAGCAGAAGTTGCGATCAAAGAACCTGTGAAAGTTTACGTGCGTGAGAACTACGAAGAGTATGCTCCGTTCTTCTTAGAAACAGTTCGCCAGCTTCTCGTAGCGCAACTGGGTGAAGACATGGTTTTGGATAAAGGTCTTCGCATCTACACAAGCTTGGATCTGGATAAACAATTGGCAGCGCAAGAGTCCGTGCTTGCAGGTCTTAAAGCTTTGGATAAGCGCCAAGGTTATCGTGGCCCTTTAAAAAATCTTTCAGAGGCTGACGATATTGCAGAGTTCTTAAAAGAAAATCAGAAGAAACTGATTTCTGACTTCACTCCTGAAAGAACCATTCTTCCGGACGGAAAATTCGCTGACATTGTTCCAACAAAAAATGCGAAAGACTCAAAAGAGCATCCTCTTCTTCCTCCGTACATCAAGATCAATGACACTGTTCAAGGTGTTGTGACGAATGTGGATGATGCTTCGGGATTGGTTTATATCTCTTTGCCTGAAACACAAGGTTTGATTGATATCGAAACAATGACTTGGGCACGTAAGCCTGACACAGAAGCCCGCTTCGATCTAGCCGCGATCAAAAAACCTTCGGAAGCGTTAAAAAAAGGTGACGTGATTTTAGTTAAAGTCGTGGCTGACAAGTTTTCTTCGAATCGTTTGGCGAATGCCGCAAAGAAAAAAACTCCGACGCAAGCCTTGCCTGATTTCTCCAAATTCCTAGCATTGGAATTGGATCAAGAGCCGCAAGTCGAAGGTGCTTTGATTTCATTTGATCAAAGCTCGCAAGACATCGTGGCTATGGTGGGTGGCGCAAGTTTTGGAAAATCCGAATTCAATCGCGCCATCCAAGCTCCCCGTCAAACCGGTTCAGCGTTTAAGGCCATTGTTTATGCATCGGCTTTAGACAAGGGCTACAATCCTGCGACACCGATTATGGATGCGCCGATTGTTTATGAAGAAGGCGGCAATGCGGATGATTCCGAAGGACAAGGCGATCCGAAAGTTTGGAAGCCTTCAAATCACTCGAAGAGTTTCGGTGGAGACATTCTTTTCCGCAATGCTCTTGTGAAGTCTTTGAATATTCCAACAGTCAAAATTATCGAAGACGTGGGTGTACCTTGGGCAACAGAGTATGCAAGACGTTTAGGAATTTATTCCCCGCTGAATCCTGATTTTACATTGGCCCTTGGATCCAGCAGCGTGACTTTGTATGAAATGACAAAAGTATTTGCGGAGTTCGGGCGACTTGGAAAGCGCATTTCTCCGCTTCTTATTCACAAGGTTGAAGATGCGAATGGAAAAGTTTTAATTCAAAACGTTTCTTTGGATACACGCTTTGATAAAGAAATCAAAACTATCTCAGATGATTTTGAAACTCGTCGTAAAGCGTATTTAGAAATGGTGAATGACCCT
This region of Bdellovibrio sp. BCCA genomic DNA includes:
- a CDS encoding penicillin-binding protein 1A encodes the protein MLKKILLFIVALGLIGILSLYLIVKSVQSGLPQLITVKDYEPLLVSQVFDRNGKRIGEFLRERRTLVAYDKIPKNLVNAFLAAEDDQFFQHKGINPQAIFRAALANLRAGRSVQGGSTITQQVAKTLLLSSEKTLTRKLRDILLALEMEKNLSKEDILYLYLNQIYFGQGAHGIEQAAQVYYRKSVSKLTLPEMAILAGLPQAPSGYSPVRNPLRAKERQMYVLRRMADVGYISKAEAEVAIKEPVKVYVRENYEEYAPFFLETVRQLLVAQLGEDMVLDKGLRIYTSLDLDKQLAAQESVLAGLKALDKRQGYRGPLKNLSEADDIAEFLKENQKKLISDFTPERTILPDGKFADIVPTKNAKDSKEHPLLPPYIKINDTVQGVVTNVDDASGLVYISLPETQGLIDIETMTWARKPDTEARFDLAAIKKPSEALKKGDVILVKVVADKFSSNRLANAAKKKTPTQALPDFSKFLALELDQEPQVEGALISFDQSSQDIVAMVGGASFGKSEFNRAIQAPRQTGSAFKAIVYASALDKGYNPATPIMDAPIVYEEGGNADDSEGQGDPKVWKPSNHSKSFGGDILFRNALVKSLNIPTVKIIEDVGVPWATEYARRLGIYSPLNPDFTLALGSSSVTLYEMTKVFAEFGRLGKRISPLLIHKVEDANGKVLIQNVSLDTRFDKEIKTISDDFETRRKAYLEMVNDPAKLEELQKKDPKHAKLDDKIFFQDADQLIRPTTAYVMTTLLKGVVEDPGGTGGRARAVGREVAGKTGTTNNYFDAWFIGYSPQIATGVWVGFDKEKSIGKGEVGGRAALPIWVDYMKAAHDGLPQMTFPVPEGIVFANIDADTGKLASAATKKIIRQAFVEGTEPTASSNKAEEATDFYKQDLSE